A genomic segment from Synchiropus splendidus isolate RoL2022-P1 chromosome 18, RoL_Sspl_1.0, whole genome shotgun sequence encodes:
- the LOC128749280 gene encoding glucose-6-phosphate 1-dehydrogenase-like, translating into MEAASRSEVFGQLRRELYGEHGSDRSNVFIILGASGDLARKKIYPTLWLLFRDGLLPDHTYFVGFARSKLSVEDILQACGPHMKVSDQDQESLSAFTGRNSYLSGSYDDGQSFQRLHQHLSSLPGGESSNRLFYLALPPTVYHSVCTNIRAHCISSGGWNRVIVEKPFGRDLQSSQELSVHLSSLFAEDQIYRIDHYLGKEMVQNLMVLRFGNRIFGPTWNRTSVASVVLTFKEPFGTQGRGGYFDDFGIIRDVMQNHLLQMLCLVAMEKPASTSPDDVRDEKVKVLKRVSPLALSDVVLGQYVGDPAGEGHSQQGYLDDPTVPPDSCTPTFATAVLYVQNERWDGVPFILRCGKALNERKAEVRLQFTDVPGDIFGDRCQRNELVVRVQPDEAIYLKMMTKRPGVYFCPEETELDLTYRSRYKNLTLPDAYERLILDVFCGNQMHFVRSDELREAWRIFTPLLHQMEAERTRPIPYTYGSRGPPEADELLKRVGFRYEGKYKWVKPHSA; encoded by the exons ATGGAAGCAGCGAGTCGCTCGGAGGTGTTCGGCCAGCTCAGGAGGGAGCTGTATGGGGAGCACGGGTCCGACCGCTCCAACGTCTTCATCATCCTGGGAGCCTCA GGGGATCTGGCCCGGAAGAAGATCTACCCCACCTTATG GCTGCTCTTCAGAGACGGTCTGCTCCCGGACCACACCTACTTTGTTGGATTTGCTCGCTCCAAGCTGAGCGTGGAGGACATCCTGCAAGCCTGTGGGCCTCATATGAAGGTGAGCGACCAGGACCAGGAGTCCCTGTCGGCCTTCACCGGGAGGAACTCCTACCTGAGCGGCAGCTACGACGACGGCCAGAGCTTCCAGCGACTCCACCAGCACCTGTCGTCTCTGCCTGGAGGAGAAAGCAGCAACCGCCTCTTCTACCTGGCGCTGCCGCCCACCGTCTACCACAGCGTCTGCACCAACATCCGGGCCCACTGCATCAGCTCTGG aggcTGGAACAGAGTCATCGTGGAGAAGCCATTTGGTCGAGACCTTCAGAGCTCCCAGGAGCTGTCGGTCCACCTGTCCTCCCTGTTTGCTGAGGACCAGATCTACCGCATTGACCACTACCTGGGCAAAGAGATGGTCCAGAACCTCATGGTGCTCAG ATTTGGGAATCGCATATTTGGGCCCACGTGGAACCGGACCAGTGTGGCCTCCGTGGTCTTGACTTTCAAGGAGCCATTCGGCACTCAGGGCCGTGGAGGATATTTCGATGACTTCGGCATCATTCG tgaCGTCATGCAAAACCATCTTCTTCAGATGCTCTGCTTGGTTGCCATGGAGAAGCCGGCCTCCACCAGCCCTGATGATGTCAGAGATGAGAAG GTGAAGGTGCTGAAGCGCGTCTCCCCGCTCGCCCTGTCGGACGTGGTCCTGGGTCAGTATGTAGGCGACCCTGCAGGGGAGGGTCACTCCCAGCAGGGGTACCTGGATGACCCCACGGTGCCTCCAGACTCCTGCACCCCGACGTTTGCTACCGCCGTGCTCTACGTGCAGAACGAAAGATGGGATG GGGTCCCCTTCATACTGCGATGTGGGAAGGCGCTGAACGAGCGGAAGGCCGAGGTGCGCCTGCAGTTTACCGACGTGCCGGGGGATATTTTCGGGGACCGCTGTCAGAGGAATGAGCTGGTGGTGAGAGTGCAGCCAGATGAAGCCATCTACCTGAAGATGATGACCAAGAGGCCCGGCGTTTACTTCTGCCCGGAGGAGACGGAGCTGGACCTGACCTACAGGAGCAGATACAAG AACCTGACTCTTCCAGATGCGTATGAGCGACTGATCCTGGACGTCTTCTGTGGGAACCAAATGCATTTTGTCCGCAG TGACGAGCTGCGCGAGGCCTGGAGGATCTTCACCCCGCTGCTGCACCAGATGGAGGCGGAGAGGACGCGTCCGATCCCCTACACGTACGGGAG TCGTGGCCCCCCGGAGGCAGACGAGCTGCTGAAGAGGGTGGGATTCCGTTATGAAGGGAAATACAAGTGGGTGAAGCCCCACTCAGCATGA
- the zgc:158263 gene encoding ceramide kinase family protein isoform X1 → METERLESSLWVGSKRYRAVLTEWHLKWTEVDKKNRDKKTTLFVMAASVPVQEVVGVEEGRVEVLPRKTVEESDTDFTVFYVKRSSSGGSSGLLWRLGRIQFSCPSRVLRDQWIKHIRSSLRTHGTSRPQKLLIFINPFGGRQKGREIYHSRVAPLFELAGITCHVIVTDRANQARDHVLKKDLTGFDGVVCVGGDGMFSELLHGLIGRTQEEAGLSEDDPSVTLQQCPLHIGIIPAGSTDCVCFATVGVVDPVTSALHIIIGDSQPLDVCSVHHASALVRYSVSLVGYGFYGDVLAESEKHRWMGPLRYDYSGTVVYLSNRSYAGVVQYLPADPLLSSPRDKTRCLSGCSVCSRSTERLFQSSSDCSSLYSSNFSQLSSSDPEGEWVSVEGRFRCVSLTCMSSSCPKSPLGLSPSAHLADGTGDLILVWDTHPLGFLKFLYRHTSTQDQFDLPFVEVHRVKAARFTLISEPEDAEAEPVAHVADEDDAVGSQQRLEQHRTEAQTESKSSPPFLCGLCCRNSASASVWNCDGEILPFSNILCRIHGQLVRLYARGIEDEASLHGSCEGLP, encoded by the exons CCCTGTTTGTCATGGCAGCTTCTGTGCCCGTCCAAGAGGTGGTGGGGGTGGAGGAGGGACGAGTGGAGGTGCTGCCCCGCAAGACTGTGGAGGAGTCGGACACAGACTTCACAG TGTTTTACGTGAAGcgcagcagcagtggaggctCCTCTGGGTTGTTATGGCGATTGGGACGGATCCAGTTCAGCTGCCCCAGTCGGGTTCTCCGGGACCAGTGGATAAAACACATCCGAAGTTCTCTGAGGACCCATG GAACTTCCCGGCCGCAGAAGCTGCTGATATTTATCAACCCGTTTGGAGGGCGACAGAAGGGCCGAGAGATCTACCACAGCCGGGTGGCGCCGCTGTTCGAGCTGGCCGGTATCACCTGTCACGTAATCG TGACTGACAGGGCGAACCAGGCCCGGGACCACGTCCTGAAGAAAGACCTGACCGGCTTCGACGG AGTGGTGTGTGTCGGCGGCGACGGCATGTTCAGCGAGCTGCTGCACGGCCTGATTGGTCGAACACAGGAAGAGGCGGGTCTGAGCGAGGACGACCCCAGCGTGACCTTACAGCAGTGCCCGCTTCACATCGGCATCATCCCCGCAG GATCcacagactgtgtgtgtttcgCCACAGTGGGCGTGGTTGACCCCGTGACCTCTGCGTTACACATCATAATAG GAGACTCCCAGCCTCTGGACGTCTGCTCGGTGCATCACGCCTCCGCCCTGGTCCGGTACTCCGTCTCCCTGGTGGGCTACGGCTTCTACGGAGACGTCCTGGCTGAGAGCGAGAAGCACCGCTGGATGGGACCGCTCCGATACGACTACTCAG GAACAGTGGTGTATCTGAGCAACCGGAGCTACGCGGGCGTAGTCCAGTACCTGCCAGCAGACCCGCTGCTCTCCAGCCCAAGGGACAAAACTCGCTGTCTCTCAGG GTGCAGCGTGTGCTCCAGGAGCACCGAGAGGCTGTTCCAAAGCTCCTCAGACTGCAGCTCTCTCTACAGCTCCAACTTCAGCCAGCTCAGTAGCAGCGACCCAGAAG gtgagtgggtgagtgtgGAGGGTCGCTTCAGGTGCGTGTCCCTCACCTGCATGTCCAGTTCCTGCCCCAAAAGTCCTCTGGGTCTGTCTCCGTCGGCTCACCTGGCAGACGGGACAGGAGACCTGATCCTGGTGTGGGACACTCACCCATTGGGCTTCCTCAAGTTCCTCTACAGACACACCAGCACGCAGGACCAG TTCGACCTGCCGTTTGTGGAGGTCCACCGCGTGAAGGCGGCTCGGTTCACTCTCATCTCGGAGCCTGAGGACGCAGAGGCGGAACCTGTCGCTCACGTCGCGGATGAAGACGACGCCGTCGGTTCTCAGCAGCGTTTGGAGCAGCACCGAACCGAAGCACAGACGGAGTCCAAATCCTCGCCACCATTCCTGTGTGGACTCTGCTGCAGGAATAGTGCGTCCGCCTCTGTCTGGAACTGCGACGGAGAGATCCTGCCCTTCAGCAACATCCTGTGCAG GATCCACGGGCAGCTGGTGCGTCTGTACGCCCGAGGAATCGAGGACGAGGCCTCGCTGCATGGCAGCTGTGAGGGACTTCCCTAG
- the zgc:158263 gene encoding ceramide kinase family protein isoform X2: protein METERLESSLWVGSKRYRAVLTEWHLKWTEVDKKNRDKKTTLFVMAASVPVQEVVGVEEGRVEVLPRKTVEESDTDFTVFYVKRSSSGGSSGLLWRLGRIQFSCPSRVLRDQWIKHIRSSLRTHGTSRPQKLLIFINPFGGRQKGREIYHSRVAPLFELAGITCHVIVTDRANQARDHVLKKDLTGFDGVVCVGGDGMFSELLHGLIGRTQEEAGLSEDDPSVTLQQCPLHIGIIPAGSTDCVCFATVGVVDPVTSALHIIIGDSQPLDVCSVHHASALVRYSVSLVGYGFYGDVLAESEKHRWMGPLRYDYSVVYLSNRSYAGVVQYLPADPLLSSPRDKTRCLSGCSVCSRSTERLFQSSSDCSSLYSSNFSQLSSSDPEGEWVSVEGRFRCVSLTCMSSSCPKSPLGLSPSAHLADGTGDLILVWDTHPLGFLKFLYRHTSTQDQFDLPFVEVHRVKAARFTLISEPEDAEAEPVAHVADEDDAVGSQQRLEQHRTEAQTESKSSPPFLCGLCCRNSASASVWNCDGEILPFSNILCRIHGQLVRLYARGIEDEASLHGSCEGLP from the exons CCCTGTTTGTCATGGCAGCTTCTGTGCCCGTCCAAGAGGTGGTGGGGGTGGAGGAGGGACGAGTGGAGGTGCTGCCCCGCAAGACTGTGGAGGAGTCGGACACAGACTTCACAG TGTTTTACGTGAAGcgcagcagcagtggaggctCCTCTGGGTTGTTATGGCGATTGGGACGGATCCAGTTCAGCTGCCCCAGTCGGGTTCTCCGGGACCAGTGGATAAAACACATCCGAAGTTCTCTGAGGACCCATG GAACTTCCCGGCCGCAGAAGCTGCTGATATTTATCAACCCGTTTGGAGGGCGACAGAAGGGCCGAGAGATCTACCACAGCCGGGTGGCGCCGCTGTTCGAGCTGGCCGGTATCACCTGTCACGTAATCG TGACTGACAGGGCGAACCAGGCCCGGGACCACGTCCTGAAGAAAGACCTGACCGGCTTCGACGG AGTGGTGTGTGTCGGCGGCGACGGCATGTTCAGCGAGCTGCTGCACGGCCTGATTGGTCGAACACAGGAAGAGGCGGGTCTGAGCGAGGACGACCCCAGCGTGACCTTACAGCAGTGCCCGCTTCACATCGGCATCATCCCCGCAG GATCcacagactgtgtgtgtttcgCCACAGTGGGCGTGGTTGACCCCGTGACCTCTGCGTTACACATCATAATAG GAGACTCCCAGCCTCTGGACGTCTGCTCGGTGCATCACGCCTCCGCCCTGGTCCGGTACTCCGTCTCCCTGGTGGGCTACGGCTTCTACGGAGACGTCCTGGCTGAGAGCGAGAAGCACCGCTGGATGGGACCGCTCCGATACGACTACTCAG TGGTGTATCTGAGCAACCGGAGCTACGCGGGCGTAGTCCAGTACCTGCCAGCAGACCCGCTGCTCTCCAGCCCAAGGGACAAAACTCGCTGTCTCTCAGG GTGCAGCGTGTGCTCCAGGAGCACCGAGAGGCTGTTCCAAAGCTCCTCAGACTGCAGCTCTCTCTACAGCTCCAACTTCAGCCAGCTCAGTAGCAGCGACCCAGAAG gtgagtgggtgagtgtgGAGGGTCGCTTCAGGTGCGTGTCCCTCACCTGCATGTCCAGTTCCTGCCCCAAAAGTCCTCTGGGTCTGTCTCCGTCGGCTCACCTGGCAGACGGGACAGGAGACCTGATCCTGGTGTGGGACACTCACCCATTGGGCTTCCTCAAGTTCCTCTACAGACACACCAGCACGCAGGACCAG TTCGACCTGCCGTTTGTGGAGGTCCACCGCGTGAAGGCGGCTCGGTTCACTCTCATCTCGGAGCCTGAGGACGCAGAGGCGGAACCTGTCGCTCACGTCGCGGATGAAGACGACGCCGTCGGTTCTCAGCAGCGTTTGGAGCAGCACCGAACCGAAGCACAGACGGAGTCCAAATCCTCGCCACCATTCCTGTGTGGACTCTGCTGCAGGAATAGTGCGTCCGCCTCTGTCTGGAACTGCGACGGAGAGATCCTGCCCTTCAGCAACATCCTGTGCAG GATCCACGGGCAGCTGGTGCGTCTGTACGCCCGAGGAATCGAGGACGAGGCCTCGCTGCATGGCAGCTGTGAGGGACTTCCCTAG
- the zgc:158263 gene encoding ceramide kinase family protein isoform X4, protein MDRGGQEEPRQEDHEHAKQPCPSPALFVMAASVPVQEVVGVEEGRVEVLPRKTVEESDTDFTVFYVKRSSSGGSSGLLWRLGRIQFSCPSRVLRDQWIKHIRSSLRTHGTSRPQKLLIFINPFGGRQKGREIYHSRVAPLFELAGITCHVIVTDRANQARDHVLKKDLTGFDGVVCVGGDGMFSELLHGLIGRTQEEAGLSEDDPSVTLQQCPLHIGIIPAGSTDCVCFATVGVVDPVTSALHIIIGDSQPLDVCSVHHASALVRYSVSLVGYGFYGDVLAESEKHRWMGPLRYDYSGTVVYLSNRSYAGVVQYLPADPLLSSPRDKTRCLSGCSVCSRSTERLFQSSSDCSSLYSSNFSQLSSSDPEGEWVSVEGRFRCVSLTCMSSSCPKSPLGLSPSAHLADGTGDLILVWDTHPLGFLKFLYRHTSTQDQFDLPFVEVHRVKAARFTLISEPEDAEAEPVAHVADEDDAVGSQQRLEQHRTEAQTESKSSPPFLCGLCCRNSASASVWNCDGEILPFSNILCRIHGQLVRLYARGIEDEASLHGSCEGLP, encoded by the exons CGAACATGCAAAGCAGCCCTGCCCTTCCCCAGCCCTGTTTGTCATGGCAGCTTCTGTGCCCGTCCAAGAGGTGGTGGGGGTGGAGGAGGGACGAGTGGAGGTGCTGCCCCGCAAGACTGTGGAGGAGTCGGACACAGACTTCACAG TGTTTTACGTGAAGcgcagcagcagtggaggctCCTCTGGGTTGTTATGGCGATTGGGACGGATCCAGTTCAGCTGCCCCAGTCGGGTTCTCCGGGACCAGTGGATAAAACACATCCGAAGTTCTCTGAGGACCCATG GAACTTCCCGGCCGCAGAAGCTGCTGATATTTATCAACCCGTTTGGAGGGCGACAGAAGGGCCGAGAGATCTACCACAGCCGGGTGGCGCCGCTGTTCGAGCTGGCCGGTATCACCTGTCACGTAATCG TGACTGACAGGGCGAACCAGGCCCGGGACCACGTCCTGAAGAAAGACCTGACCGGCTTCGACGG AGTGGTGTGTGTCGGCGGCGACGGCATGTTCAGCGAGCTGCTGCACGGCCTGATTGGTCGAACACAGGAAGAGGCGGGTCTGAGCGAGGACGACCCCAGCGTGACCTTACAGCAGTGCCCGCTTCACATCGGCATCATCCCCGCAG GATCcacagactgtgtgtgtttcgCCACAGTGGGCGTGGTTGACCCCGTGACCTCTGCGTTACACATCATAATAG GAGACTCCCAGCCTCTGGACGTCTGCTCGGTGCATCACGCCTCCGCCCTGGTCCGGTACTCCGTCTCCCTGGTGGGCTACGGCTTCTACGGAGACGTCCTGGCTGAGAGCGAGAAGCACCGCTGGATGGGACCGCTCCGATACGACTACTCAG GAACAGTGGTGTATCTGAGCAACCGGAGCTACGCGGGCGTAGTCCAGTACCTGCCAGCAGACCCGCTGCTCTCCAGCCCAAGGGACAAAACTCGCTGTCTCTCAGG GTGCAGCGTGTGCTCCAGGAGCACCGAGAGGCTGTTCCAAAGCTCCTCAGACTGCAGCTCTCTCTACAGCTCCAACTTCAGCCAGCTCAGTAGCAGCGACCCAGAAG gtgagtgggtgagtgtgGAGGGTCGCTTCAGGTGCGTGTCCCTCACCTGCATGTCCAGTTCCTGCCCCAAAAGTCCTCTGGGTCTGTCTCCGTCGGCTCACCTGGCAGACGGGACAGGAGACCTGATCCTGGTGTGGGACACTCACCCATTGGGCTTCCTCAAGTTCCTCTACAGACACACCAGCACGCAGGACCAG TTCGACCTGCCGTTTGTGGAGGTCCACCGCGTGAAGGCGGCTCGGTTCACTCTCATCTCGGAGCCTGAGGACGCAGAGGCGGAACCTGTCGCTCACGTCGCGGATGAAGACGACGCCGTCGGTTCTCAGCAGCGTTTGGAGCAGCACCGAACCGAAGCACAGACGGAGTCCAAATCCTCGCCACCATTCCTGTGTGGACTCTGCTGCAGGAATAGTGCGTCCGCCTCTGTCTGGAACTGCGACGGAGAGATCCTGCCCTTCAGCAACATCCTGTGCAG GATCCACGGGCAGCTGGTGCGTCTGTACGCCCGAGGAATCGAGGACGAGGCCTCGCTGCATGGCAGCTGTGAGGGACTTCCCTAG
- the zgc:158263 gene encoding ceramide kinase family protein isoform X3, whose amino-acid sequence METERLESSLWVGSKRYRAVLTEWHLKWTEVDKKNRDKKTTSVPVQEVVGVEEGRVEVLPRKTVEESDTDFTVFYVKRSSSGGSSGLLWRLGRIQFSCPSRVLRDQWIKHIRSSLRTHGTSRPQKLLIFINPFGGRQKGREIYHSRVAPLFELAGITCHVIVTDRANQARDHVLKKDLTGFDGVVCVGGDGMFSELLHGLIGRTQEEAGLSEDDPSVTLQQCPLHIGIIPAGSTDCVCFATVGVVDPVTSALHIIIGDSQPLDVCSVHHASALVRYSVSLVGYGFYGDVLAESEKHRWMGPLRYDYSGTVVYLSNRSYAGVVQYLPADPLLSSPRDKTRCLSGCSVCSRSTERLFQSSSDCSSLYSSNFSQLSSSDPEGEWVSVEGRFRCVSLTCMSSSCPKSPLGLSPSAHLADGTGDLILVWDTHPLGFLKFLYRHTSTQDQFDLPFVEVHRVKAARFTLISEPEDAEAEPVAHVADEDDAVGSQQRLEQHRTEAQTESKSSPPFLCGLCCRNSASASVWNCDGEILPFSNILCRIHGQLVRLYARGIEDEASLHGSCEGLP is encoded by the exons CTTCTGTGCCCGTCCAAGAGGTGGTGGGGGTGGAGGAGGGACGAGTGGAGGTGCTGCCCCGCAAGACTGTGGAGGAGTCGGACACAGACTTCACAG TGTTTTACGTGAAGcgcagcagcagtggaggctCCTCTGGGTTGTTATGGCGATTGGGACGGATCCAGTTCAGCTGCCCCAGTCGGGTTCTCCGGGACCAGTGGATAAAACACATCCGAAGTTCTCTGAGGACCCATG GAACTTCCCGGCCGCAGAAGCTGCTGATATTTATCAACCCGTTTGGAGGGCGACAGAAGGGCCGAGAGATCTACCACAGCCGGGTGGCGCCGCTGTTCGAGCTGGCCGGTATCACCTGTCACGTAATCG TGACTGACAGGGCGAACCAGGCCCGGGACCACGTCCTGAAGAAAGACCTGACCGGCTTCGACGG AGTGGTGTGTGTCGGCGGCGACGGCATGTTCAGCGAGCTGCTGCACGGCCTGATTGGTCGAACACAGGAAGAGGCGGGTCTGAGCGAGGACGACCCCAGCGTGACCTTACAGCAGTGCCCGCTTCACATCGGCATCATCCCCGCAG GATCcacagactgtgtgtgtttcgCCACAGTGGGCGTGGTTGACCCCGTGACCTCTGCGTTACACATCATAATAG GAGACTCCCAGCCTCTGGACGTCTGCTCGGTGCATCACGCCTCCGCCCTGGTCCGGTACTCCGTCTCCCTGGTGGGCTACGGCTTCTACGGAGACGTCCTGGCTGAGAGCGAGAAGCACCGCTGGATGGGACCGCTCCGATACGACTACTCAG GAACAGTGGTGTATCTGAGCAACCGGAGCTACGCGGGCGTAGTCCAGTACCTGCCAGCAGACCCGCTGCTCTCCAGCCCAAGGGACAAAACTCGCTGTCTCTCAGG GTGCAGCGTGTGCTCCAGGAGCACCGAGAGGCTGTTCCAAAGCTCCTCAGACTGCAGCTCTCTCTACAGCTCCAACTTCAGCCAGCTCAGTAGCAGCGACCCAGAAG gtgagtgggtgagtgtgGAGGGTCGCTTCAGGTGCGTGTCCCTCACCTGCATGTCCAGTTCCTGCCCCAAAAGTCCTCTGGGTCTGTCTCCGTCGGCTCACCTGGCAGACGGGACAGGAGACCTGATCCTGGTGTGGGACACTCACCCATTGGGCTTCCTCAAGTTCCTCTACAGACACACCAGCACGCAGGACCAG TTCGACCTGCCGTTTGTGGAGGTCCACCGCGTGAAGGCGGCTCGGTTCACTCTCATCTCGGAGCCTGAGGACGCAGAGGCGGAACCTGTCGCTCACGTCGCGGATGAAGACGACGCCGTCGGTTCTCAGCAGCGTTTGGAGCAGCACCGAACCGAAGCACAGACGGAGTCCAAATCCTCGCCACCATTCCTGTGTGGACTCTGCTGCAGGAATAGTGCGTCCGCCTCTGTCTGGAACTGCGACGGAGAGATCCTGCCCTTCAGCAACATCCTGTGCAG GATCCACGGGCAGCTGGTGCGTCTGTACGCCCGAGGAATCGAGGACGAGGCCTCGCTGCATGGCAGCTGTGAGGGACTTCCCTAG